One Citrus sinensis cultivar Valencia sweet orange chromosome 5, DVS_A1.0, whole genome shotgun sequence genomic window, TTCAACGTTAATTTAGACATGTCCTTGTTGGTTCCTTTTAAGCATAGCCTGGTTTGGGAAGGTAAACCGGCTGCACTCGATGCCGGTCCTTAAGATCTGAATCCAGTTATAAATACTGATATTCAACTTTGATCTGCCAAACAATTGTAAATGTTACAGCCAAGTTTGTGTTATgtttaattagattttgttGACATGCAGGTCTTGATGAAGTGTGGGATTTAAAACCACTGGTCAATGGGAAAGATATTATGAATGTTTTGCAGCTTAAATCTGGAGGGCCACTTGTTAGGGAATGGGTAATAATAATGCCTTACTTCGTGTATCTTAGGACGATACAGCACGTTCTCTCTTTCTATCTTCAGTGATCTCTGTCTCGGCTGATTCTAATTCTaaactttaaagaaaaacGGTTAACATTACAGATTTCAATTgctaattcttttttttttttaattgcagcAACAAAAGCTTCTAGCATGGCAGCTTGCCCATCCTTCTGGAACTGCAGAGGAATGTATTGACTGGATGAAGGAAACCCACTTGAAGCGCATAAAGCTTCAGTAACTAGCAGATTCGTCTAAACTAATTCCCCAATACCCCCCACCCGCCCTCACCCACCCCCAGCGGTTTACTTATCTTAAAGCTAGGAACATAGTTGGAGTTCCGGATGCTAATATTCTTCCATGAAAATGCTCCAAAGTCCAAACCTGCATTTGCAGCCGGATTAGCTAGGAATTATTGATAGGAGGAAAgtcaaagaaagaagaaattttttagtcAATGCTCCAATTAGCGATTTTGTAAATCTGTCTATATAGCTTGTATTAGGAAGCAGAATTTTTGTAGTCTATAGTGACTTTATGATGTGTTTACTAATCAGCTATGGAATGGGAATTAGGGAATAGGTTTGCTTGCTTGTAATTCCTCCTGTAAATTGGTTCAGCATTGTAATTCCTCCTGGAGGTCGAATATGGTTGCAcaatattttgatgattacACCATTTTAAGCTCTTGTTCATACTTTATTGTATCGTTCGACActctaaatttagattatcGATCTCGTTTGATTCTACATTCTATCAGCTAGCGGCTGTGTACAATGTTAACATTTAACTTtcctgttttttttttttttttttaaaaaggcgaataataaatatactaaatatatttgatcacaattacaaacaaatatatcatcaatgtgaaaataatatataaataatttttatttttgaatgaaagtataaataaattagagttacaaaaatttataaaatatacgaAAAGACTAaattgcttttattttattttaagttgtaTACAACtatttaaacattttaatcttttgatatattttatcaGAATTTAGTaacttgattattattattattattattattatttgtcaaaaTAGGATCGTTGatgaaaaataagtaaaactGGGAGTGCAGGAGACATGAAAGAAGGGGTATGCCAATAATGTAAATGTAGTTTAGTTGTCAAACTGTTTGTGTAGTAGGGTAGCAAAATAGCAATAccataataacaaaatatatgaagATTAAGTTACAATTGGCtcttgaaattatatttaagtaaataaaaaataattatgcaaaCAAACAACAGTTTACTTTGGGCGTTGGTGATATACTTGGTTTACATAAAGGCGATTGCTACAGTGGTGGTGCTCTaagttacatatatatatatatatatatatatatataaagaaagcGAGCGAGAGCACCGAGCAATCGATTGCATTCCATTTTGCTCAAAGCGAAACTGAAAACAAATCACATCGAAATTGAAGATGCGAGGGATGAGTAAAGGTAGAATATGGATCTTATTGTGTCTGTTGTTATTGACAGGAAGAGGTATGATGTTATTGACAGGAAGAGGCTTGTCTTcggaagaagaaacaaaattcaaaattgacgGGAAAGTAATAGAACTTGACGAATCCAACTTCGATTCTGCAATCTCGTCTTTTGATTACATTTTAGTCGATTTTTACGCTCCTTGGTGCGGTCACTGCAAGCGCCTCGCTCCTCAGGTCCATTCTATATCTTCTCCCAACTGGATTGAGTTTTACTTCAATTCTTAATTGTTTTACTGATCGTACGACGTCGTattctttgaaattatttattttgcaatcATTTCTCTGATTGGAGTCGCCTGATTgtgcttgttttttttttttttttttttttttttttgtagttaGACGAAGCTGCTCCGATACTTGCTAAATTGAAAGAGCCAATTGTAATAGCAAAAGTAGACGCTGACAAGTACAGCCGTCTTGCTAGTAAGCAAGAGATTGAGTAcgtactttttaaaattcgcCTCGtgctttcttcaaattttttcgaagttctttttttttttaaaaaaaaaaaggttgttcctttgattttatcaaaattgtgCTTGTATTCCTCTTGCTGCGGTGGAATATTGGGGGTGTGTCGGTAACTGTTGTGCTTCTGCTTAACATTGAAAGCACAACaagtaaatatttgataaacattTTACTTTGGTGAATTTTACTTATCAATCACCTGCTCATTTATACCTGATAGCtaataatgatttcatttgaCAACAGCTAAGGATTTATTCATAGCACCTTAATTCCAAACATAATTGAAATCACTTAACAGTCAAGTATAAATGGGTGAGTGGTTGGTAAACGGTAACTGCCTAgtaaataaatgtagatgctTATCCAACACTTTAGTTGTTgtgctttcaaaattaagtagAATCATAGTAGTTACAAATACGCACTCAGTAAAACATTGAGTAagatgaatattattatttgtatgttTGTGATGGAATTCCTGTTAATGAatggttttgtttttatgtgtCTGATTGATACAGTGCATTTCCTACATTGAAGATATTTATGCATGGGATTCCTACGGAATATTATGGACCTAGAAAAGCAGAATTGCTTGTTCGTTATCTTAAGAAATTTGTTGCCCCTGATGTCTCCATTCTTAATTCAGATGCGGAAGTTTCTGACTTTGTTGAAAATGCTGGTACTTTCTTTCCCCTATTTATTGGTTTTGGGTTGGATAAATCAGTCATGTCAAACTTAGCTTTGAAGTATAAGAAAAAGGCCTGGTTTGCTGTCGCTAAGGATTTCTCTGAGGACACCATGGTGTTGTATGATTTTGACAAAGTTCCGGCTTTGGTTGCTCTTCAGCCGAGTTACAATGAGCACAACATTTTTTATGGCCCCTTTGATGGTAAGTTTGCACAGTTACATCTAGtcatttggtaaatttttttcatattaatatagtttttttttaatggtttaaTATGACCACATTCTTGATTTTCGGATTTTGATTTGCATACATT contains:
- the LOC102621553 gene encoding protein disulfide-isomerase 5-2 isoform X2 yields the protein MRGMSKGRIWILLCLLLLTGRGMMLLTGRGLSSEEETKFKIDGKVIELDESNFDSAISSFDYILVDFYAPWCGHCKRLAPQLDEAAPILAKLKEPIVIAKVDADKYSRLASKQEIDAFPTLKIFMHGIPTEYYGPRKAELLVRYLKKFVAPDVSILNSDAEVSDFVENAGTFFPLFIGFGLDKSVMSNLALKYKKKAWFAVAKDFSEDTMVLYDFDKVPALVALQPSYNEHNIFYGPFDEEFLEEFIKQNFLPLSVPINQDTLNLLKDDKRKIVLAIVEDETEEKSQKLVTTLKAAASANRELVFCYVGIKQFADFADTFEANKKSKLPKMVVWDGNENYLTVIGSESIDEEDQGSQISRFLEGYREGRTEQKKNSW
- the LOC102621553 gene encoding protein disulfide-isomerase 5-2 isoform X1, which encodes MRGMSKGRIWILLCLLLLTGRGMMLLTGRGLSSEEETKFKIDGKVIELDESNFDSAISSFDYILVDFYAPWCGHCKRLAPQLDEAAPILAKLKEPIVIAKVDADKYSRLASKQEIDAFPTLKIFMHGIPTEYYGPRKAELLVRYLKKFVAPDVSILNSDAEVSDFVENAGTFFPLFIGFGLDKSVMSNLALKYKKKAWFAVAKDFSEDTMVLYDFDKVPALVALQPSYNEHNIFYGPFDEEFLEEFIKQNFLPLSVPINQDTLNLLKDDKRKIVLAIVEDETEEKSQKLVTTLKAAASANRELVFCYVGIKQFADFADTFEANKKSKLPKMVVWDGNENYLTVIGSESIDEEDQGSQISRFLEGYREGRTEQKKVAGPSIFGFINSLIGIRSVYIIVFMVAMLMLLRTLGKDDEEPPRVGTSDQSEHARSTVSRAENDEYRSGEKED